TCCGAGTTTAATAGAAGGGCATAAAGCGACTAAAGATAATGAAGTGTTAGCTGATGAAACGCTTAAAAATAAAGGATTTAAAATTGGTGACACATTATCACTATCTCAATCAGATGAAAAATTGCATATCGTAGGTTTTACAGAAAGTGCAAAATATAATGCGTCATCAGTCATTTTCACGAATGACGCTACCATTGCCAAGATCAATCCTAGATTGACTGGAGATAAAATTAATGCAGTTGTTGTACGTGATACAAATTGGAAAGACAAAAAATTAAACCAAGAGCTTGAAGCGGTAAGTATTAATGACTTTATTGAAAATTTACCAGGTTATAAACCACAGAACTTAACATTAAACTTTATGATTTCATTCTTATTTGTCATTTCAGCTACAGTTATAGGCATTTTCCTATATGTCATGACATTACAAAAGACGAGTTTATTTGGCATATTAAAAGCTCAAGGATTTACGAATGGCTATTTGGCGAATGTGGTAATTTCGCAGACGGTCATATTAGCACTATTTGGTACGGCATTTGGCTTACTGTTAACAGGCGTTACAGGTGCATTTTTACCTGATGCAGTACCTGTCAAATTCGATGTACTAACATTGCTCGTATTTGCAATTGTGTTAATGATTGTCTCTGTATTAGGAAGTTTATTCTCCATTTTAACAATTAGAAAAATAGATCCGTTAAAGGCGATTGGGTAGGAGGTGTAGCAAATGTTGAAATTTGAAAATGTAACAAAGTCATTTAAAGATGGGAATCGTAACATTGAAGCGGTTAAAGATACAAATTTTGAGATAAATAAAGGTGATATTATAGCATTGGTTGGACCTTCTGGCTCTGGTAAAAGTACATTTCTAACTATGGCAGGTGCTTTACAAACACCGACATCTGGGCACATTTTAATCAATAACCAAGATATTACGACAATGAAGCAAAAAGCATTGGCAAAAGTTAGAATGTCTGAAATAGGTTTTATTTTACAAGCTACAAACCTTGTACCATTTTTAACGGTAAAGCAACAATTTACATTATTGAAAAAGAAAAATAAGAATGTTATGTCTAATGAAGACTATCAGCAACTTATGTCACAATTAGGTCTAACTTCATTGCTTAATAAGTTACCTTCAGAAATTTCAGGTGGTCAGAAACAACGTGTGGCGATAGCCAAAGCGTTATATACGAATCCGTCGATTATTTTAGCGGATGAACCTACCGCGGCGTTAGATACTGAAAATGCGATTGAAGTCATTAAAATTCTACGTGATCAAGCCAAACAAAGAAAGAAAGCATGTATTATTGTTACACATGATGAACGACTTAAAGCATATTGTGATCGTTCATATCATATGAAAGATGGCGTCCTTAATCTTGAAAATGAAACAGTAGAATAGTTTTATTAAGCCGGTACATCATGTGCCGGTATTTTTATGTTTATGTATTATTTGAATAAACTTTCACATTCAATTAATAATAATTATTATCGAAAATCAGAAATATTCCGTGAAATATAATATTTTTTGTAGTAAAATGGCCTCTAAGTATTCAATATTTAAATATGGGGATTGAATATAAAATTATCGTAATGGGGGTCAATGGTTATGGATTTATTGATAGGTACTTTATTTTTATTTTTGGTCTTAGTGATTTTTACATTATTTACATATAAAGCGCCTAATGGTATGCGTGCCATGGGAGCATTAGCTAATGCAGCAATCGCAACATTTTTAGTGGAAGCATTTAATAAATATGTTGGTGGCGAAGTATTCGGTATTAAATTTTTAGAAGAGCTAGGAGACGCTGCGGGAGGTCTAGGTGGTGTCGCTGCCGCTGGATTAACAGCATTAGCTATCGGTGTGTCACCAGTATATGCATTAGTTATAGCAGCCGCGTGCGGTGGTATGGATTTATTACCAGGTTTCTTTGCGGGTTATATGATTGGATATGTGATGAAATATACAGAGAAATATGTGCCGGATGGTGTCGACTTAATTGGATCGATTGTCATCTTAGCGCCATTAGCTCGTCTTATTGCAGTATTATTAACGCCAGTAGTGAATAGTACATTGATTCGAATTGGTGATATTATCCAAAGTAGTACGAATACGAATCCAATTATCATGGGTATCATTTTAGGTGGTATTATTACGGTTGTCGGCACAGCGCCATTGAGTTCAATGGCATTGACAGCATTATTAGGTTTAACGGGTGTACCTATGGCTATTGGTGCCATGGCAGCATTTAGTTCGGCATTTATGAATGGGACGCTATTCCATCGCTTAAAATTAGGTGATCGTAAGTCTACGATTGCAGTAAGTATTGAACCTTTATCACAAGCAGATATTGTATCAGCCAATCCAATTCCAATCTATATTACAAATTTCTTTGGTGGTGCGATTGCTGGTTTAATTATTGCTATGTCAGGTTTAATTAACGATGCGACAGGTACAGCTACACCGATTGCAGGATTTTTAGTTATGTTTGGATTTAATCATCCGACGACAATTGTGATTTATGGTGTAGTAATGGCGATTGTAGGTGCGCTTGCAGGTTATCTTGGTTCAATTGTATTTAAAAAATATCCAATTGTTACTAAGCAAGACATGATTAATCGAGGTGCAGTAGACGCATAGCATCATCATATTGAATAGTAAAAACAAATAAAACATAGTAACGTGATTCAGTCGATGTAACAGTCGATAATGAGTCACGTTTTTTTATAGAAAAATACAAGACATAAAAATGTCATAATTTATTGTCGACAAATATCATACTGTATAAACATTTATCATTTTCTCAAGTACCTTTTACACGATGGAATGAACTTACTTTTTACGAAATTATGCGTATTTTATAAACAAATATCATTGATATAACGGTAAATGTAAGCGTTTACAACAGAAATAACAGCATGCTACGATATTTTTGTAAATTCACTGATTCAAGTATTTTAAGTCAATATGAGGAGGGATGTTATGAGCGATTCTGAGAAAGAAATTTTAAAAAGAATTAAAGATAATCCGTTTATTTCACAACGTGAACTTGCTGAGGCAATTGGATTATCTAGACCCAGCGTAGCAAACATTATTTCAGGATTAATACAAAAGGAATATGTTATGGGAAAGGCATATGTTTTAAATGAAGATTATCCTATTGTTTGTATTGGCGCAGCGAATGTAGATCGTAAGTTTTATGTGCATAAAAATTTAGTTGCAGAAACATCAAATCCTGTAACGTCAACACGCTCTATTGGTGGCGTAGCAAGAAATATTGCTGAGAACTTAGGTAGGCTTGGCGAAACGGTCGCTTTTTTATCTGCTAGTGGACAAGATAGTGAATGGGAAATGATTAAACGATTGTCCACACCATTTATGAATTTGGATCATGTTCAACAATTTGAAAATGCGAGTACAGGTTCATATACAGCTTTAATTAGTAAAGAAGGCGACATGACATATGGCTTAGCAGATATGGAAGTGTTTGACTACATTACGCCTGAATTTTTAATTAAGCGTTCACACTTATTGAAAAAGGCTAAGTGCATTATTGTAGATTTGAATTTAGGCAAAGAGGCATTAAACTTCTTATGTGCCTATACCACGAAACATCAAATCAAATTAGTTATCACCACGGTTTCTTCCCCAAAAATGAAAAATATGCCTGATTCATTACATGCTATTGATTGGATTATCACGAATAAAGATGAAACAGAAACATACTTAAATTTAAAAATAGAATCTACTGATGATTTAAAAATAGCTGCTAAACGCTGGAATGATTTAGGTGTTAAAAATGTTATTGTGACAAATGGCGTGAAAGAACTCATTTATCGAAGTGGTGAGGAAGAAATCATTAAGTCAGTTATGCCATCAAATAGTGTGAAAGATGTTACAGGTGCAGGCGATTCATTCTGTGCTGCAGTAGTGTATAGCTGGTTAAATGGGATGTCTACTGAAGATATATTAATTGCTGGTATGGTTAACGCAAAGAAAACGATAGAAACGAAATATACAGTTAGGCAAAACCTAGATCAACAGCAACTTTATCACGATATGGAGGATTATAAAAATGGCAAATTTACAAAAGTATATTGAGTATTCTCGAGAAGTTCAGCAAGCACGGGAGAACAATCAACCGATTGTAGCATTAGAATCAACAATTATTTCGCATGGTATGCCGTACCCACAAAATGTTGAAATGGCAACAACAGTAGAGCAAATTATCAGGAATAATGGTGCCATTCCAGCAACCATAGCCATTATAGATGGCAAAATTAAAATTGGTTTAGAAAGCGAAGATTTAGAAATACTGGCAACTAGTAAAGACGTTGCTAAAGTATCTAGAAGGGATTTAGCAGAAGTTATTGCGATGAAGTGTGTTGGTGCTACTACTGTAGCGACGACGATGATATGTGCTGCAATGGCTGGTATTCAATTTTTTGTTACAGGAGGTATTGGGGGCGTCCATAAAGGTGCAGAACATACGATGGACATTTCAGCAGACTTAGAAGAACTGTCTAAAACAAATGTCACTGTTATCTGTGCAGGTGCCAAATCAATTTTAGACTTACCTAAGACGATGGAGTATTTAGAAACAAAAGGCGTTCCAGTTATTGGATATCAAACGAATGAATTGCCAGCATTCTTCACTCGCGAAAGCGGTGTTAAGTTAACAAGTTCGGTTGAAACGCCAGAACGACTTGCTGACATTCATTTAACAAAACAGCAGTTAAATCTTGAAGGTGGCATTGTTGTTGCTAATCCAATTCCATATGAGCATGCCTTATCAAAAGCATATATTGAGGCAATCATAAATGAAGCTGTTGTTGAAGCGGAAAATCAAGGTATTAAAGGTAAGGACGCCACACCGTTCTTGTTAGGGAAAATTGTAGAAAAAACGAATGGTAAAAGTTTAGCAGCAAATATAAAACTTGTTGAAAACAATGCGGCGTTGGGTGCTAAAATTGCTGTCGCTGTTAATAAATTATTGTAGGTGATGATACATGAATATTTTATTCGCTATCACAGGGATAGCATTTGCACTATTTGTTGCGTTTTTATTCAGTTTTGATCGTAAAAAAATAGACTTCAAAAAGACGTTAATAATGATATTTATTCAAGTGTTGATCGTGTTATTTATGATGAACACAACGATTGGTTTGACAATTTTAACTGCACTAGGTTCATTTTTTGAAGGGCTAATAAATATTAGTAAAGCAGGCATAAATTTTGTTTTTGGAGATATACAAAATAAAAATGGCTTTACGTTCTTTTTAAACGTATTACTGCCATTAGTTTTTATTTCTGTATTAATAGGCATCTTTAATTATATTAAGGTATTACCATTTATTATCAAATATGTAGGTATCGCTATTAATAAAATAACTAGAATGGGGCGCTTAGAAAGTTATTTTGCTATTTCAACAGCAATGTTTGGGCAACCAGAAGTA
The genomic region above belongs to Staphylococcus aureus and contains:
- a CDS encoding ABC transporter permease; its protein translation is MFLAWNEIRRNKLKFGLIIGVLTMISYLLFLLSGLANGLINMNKEGIDKWQADAIVLNKDANQTVQQSVFNKKDIENKYKKQATLKQTGEIVSNGHQKDNVLVFGVEKSSFLVPSLIEGHKATKDNEVLADETLKNKGFKIGDTLSLSQSDEKLHIVGFTESAKYNASSVIFTNDATIAKINPRLTGDKINAVVVRDTNWKDKKLNQELEAVSINDFIENLPGYKPQNLTLNFMISFLFVISATVIGIFLYVMTLQKTSLFGILKAQGFTNGYLANVVISQTVILALFGTAFGLLLTGVTGAFLPDAVPVKFDVLTLLVFAIVLMIVSVLGSLFSILTIRKIDPLKAIG
- a CDS encoding ABC transporter ATP-binding protein, yielding MLKFENVTKSFKDGNRNIEAVKDTNFEINKGDIIALVGPSGSGKSTFLTMAGALQTPTSGHILINNQDITTMKQKALAKVRMSEIGFILQATNLVPFLTVKQQFTLLKKKNKNVMSNEDYQQLMSQLGLTSLLNKLPSEISGGQKQRVAIAKALYTNPSIILADEPTAALDTENAIEVIKILRDQAKQRKKACIIVTHDERLKAYCDRSYHMKDGVLNLENETVE
- a CDS encoding PTS sugar transporter subunit IIC; the protein is MIFTLFTYKAPNGMRAMGALANAAIATFLVEAFNKYVGGEVFGIKFLEELGDAAGGLGGVAAAGLTALAIGVSPVYALVIAAACGGMDLLPGFFAGYMIGYVMKYTEKYVPDGVDLIGSIVILAPLARLIAVLLTPVVNSTLIRIGDIIQSSTNTNPIIMGIILGGIITVVGTAPLSSMALTALLGLTGVPMAIGAMAAFSSAFMNGTLFHRLKLGDRKSTIAVSIEPLSQADIVSANPIPIYITNFFGGAIAGLIIAMSGLINDATGTATPIAGFLVMFGFNHPTTIVIYGVVMAIVGALAGYLGSIVFKKYPIVTKQDMINRGAVDA
- a CDS encoding carbohydrate kinase, which gives rise to MSDSEKEILKRIKDNPFISQRELAEAIGLSRPSVANIISGLIQKEYVMGKAYVLNEDYPIVCIGAANVDRKFYVHKNLVAETSNPVTSTRSIGGVARNIAENLGRLGETVAFLSASGQDSEWEMIKRLSTPFMNLDHVQQFENASTGSYTALISKEGDMTYGLADMEVFDYITPEFLIKRSHLLKKAKCIIVDLNLGKEALNFLCAYTTKHQIKLVITTVSSPKMKNMPDSLHAIDWIITNKDETETYLNLKIESTDDLKIAAKRWNDLGVKNVIVTNGVKELIYRSGEEEIIKSVMPSNSVKDVTGAGDSFCAAVVYSWLNGMSTEDILIAGMVNAKKTIETKYTVRQNLDQQQLYHDMEDYKNGKFTKVY
- a CDS encoding pseudouridine-5'-phosphate glycosidase, whose translation is MANLQKYIEYSREVQQARENNQPIVALESTIISHGMPYPQNVEMATTVEQIIRNNGAIPATIAIIDGKIKIGLESEDLEILATSKDVAKVSRRDLAEVIAMKCVGATTVATTMICAAMAGIQFFVTGGIGGVHKGAEHTMDISADLEELSKTNVTVICAGAKSILDLPKTMEYLETKGVPVIGYQTNELPAFFTRESGVKLTSSVETPERLADIHLTKQQLNLEGGIVVANPIPYEHALSKAYIEAIINEAVVEAENQGIKGKDATPFLLGKIVEKTNGKSLAANIKLVENNAALGAKIAVAVNKLL